The genomic region TATTCCCATTAACACTTACGGATTCTGATTTGTAACTTAAAAAAGAGAAAATAAGTACAGCATTTTTTTCAGGAACATCAATACTGTATTTCCCTTTTGCATCAGTAATAGTCCCTTTAGTAGTTCCCCTCAAAATGATGCTCACTCCTGGCAATGTCTCACCACTAGATGCATCGGTAACTGTTCCAGTTACCCTGAACACCTGAGCATCTACTTTTACATACCCCACCAAACAGAGCATGAATAAAAATAGTATTAAACGTTTCTTCATTCGGTTTAAGATTAAGTGGATTAAAGTTTATTGTAAATACCAAATTTACTGCACATACACAAGATTAAAGGCTTCTTTTGTTACCTGCTTTTAAGATTATGTTTCATCCTGCAATTTTTTGTTACATTCTTTAAAGTTTATGTTAATATTGAGTCTGATTTTTCATGAAAATTTCCAGCAATATCCTATCTTAGAATTTCTTTTCAACCTTAAACCATTTGCACCTTAAAAACTCACTACATGAAAAAACTGCTTTGTCTGATAAGCCTATTGGGTTGCTTATTTTATGCTAAAGCACAACAGGATAAATTTTATACCCCCTATCAGGGTTTATCCAATACTTCATTTAACAAGATTACCCAGGACAAAGAGGGTTTTATCTGGATTGCCACCAATAATGGCCTGAATAAATTCGACGGATATAATTACGTCGTTTACAAACACGACCCCTCAAATGTTAACTCACTTGATCTGGATGCAGTCTTTGCCGTATTTGCAGACTCTAAAGGAAGATTATGGGTAGGTACAGAACATGGGTTGAATTTATACAAGCGGCAAAAGGATAATTTTTACCGTTATCCTGTAAAATATAAGGGTAAGGCTATTCATATGCAAATTACCGATATTTCAGAAGATAAAAATCAGAATATCTGGTTGACTACTTCCGTGGGACTGATTAAAATAAATACAAGAAATAATACTTCATATTTTTTCAACCATAAATTTGAAAATCAGGAATTATCCCGGGATTTGCTAAATGCCGAACTTTTTGATGATAACGGCTGTCTTTGGATAGGCAGCGATAAAAACGGGTTATTCTGTTATAATCCCTATACAAACAGATTTATTAATTACCGCCATAATAAAAACAGCAATTCACTTTGTGATAATTCTATCCTTTCTTTAGGTAAGGATGCACATGGGAATATTGTGATCGGAACAATAAAAGGAGGAATCAGCATTTTTAACATTAAAAGCCACACTTTCAGGACCATCTCTTATTTTCATACTCCCGGTAATCTGTTTAATGGAGGCATCTATTCCATTGCAACAGATAAAAAAGGAACAATCTGGATAGGCACCGAACGAAACGGATTAAAAATTCTTGATCCCGTATCTCTTACTCTCCATGATGCAAACCATGTCATTGACCTGGAAAATATAAATGATTCAAAAATTCATATTTTTGATGACTCTAAAGGAAATTTATGGTTTGGGATTGATTATGCCGGGATATATCTTAAAAAACAGACGGAAAAACCCTTTTTCTGTTTTAAAAAGATAAACAATTCTACTTTCAGCATAAGCAACAACATCGTCAAATCAATTCTTTATGACAGCAACCATAATTTATGGGTTGGCACTGATGGTGGAGGCTTAAACTGTCTCCCCGAGGGAGGGAAAACTTTTAAAAATTTCATCCATAATCCGGCTAATTTATCTTCCTTGCCTGATAATGCAGTAATTTCTTTATTTGAAGATAAAAAACATAATATTTGGACAGGAACTTACCTGGGCGGGCTTTCCATGTTCGACAGGAAACAAAACAGCTTTCACACTTATCTGATAGATCCATTAAATAAAGGAAGGGATTTTAATTATGTTACTTCCATCATATCAGACCAGGCCAACAACCTTTGGGTAGCAACCAACGGGGGCGGACTTCAGCATTTTGACACCCAAACCCATAAATATACCAATTACCAGACTATTAAAATAAAAAATAAAACCGTCAACCTTCCTTTGTTTCTCACCGCTCTTTTACTGGACAGGAATAATAATTTATGGTTGGGAAGTTACTATGGTTTATACTGCTGGAATCAAAACACTTCGCATTATAATGCCTATACAGCTGCAAATGGGAAAATCCAGGGAGACGCAATTTTTTGCCTGTTTGAGGATGTTGATTATAAAATATGGTTTGGTGCATCAAGTGGTTTGTATTGTATTGATGAAAGGAACCAGCATATAAAGAAATATACTACCTCTGATGGTCTCGCCAATAATTCCGTATATGGAATCTTAAAAGATGATAAAAATAACCTCTGGCTCTCAACCCTGAATGGTTTATCAAAATTTAACCTTAAGACAAAAATTTTCAGAAATTATTATACCTATGACGGTTTATCCGGGAACGAGTTCAGGCCTGCTTCCTGCTTTAAGGGGAAAAATGGGACTTTCTATTTTGGAGGGACATCAGGGCTGATTTATTTTCAACCCGACAGCATCCGCGAAACCAAAGGCTTCCCCACCCTGGTCTTTACCAGGTTTAAAATTTTCGAAAATGTAGTGCCTGTAGGGAAAAATTCAGAAGGACGAATTATTCTTAAAGAATCTATCAATGAAACAAAGAAAATAAATTTCAGACATATTGATAACAGCTTTACCATTGAGTTTGCAGCTATTGATTATAATGCACCGGAAAAAATCAGGTATGCATACAAAATGGAAGGATTTGACAGGAAATGGACAATAAAGGATTATAGTCAGCGATTTGCAAATTATACCAACCTTAATCCCGGTACTTATATTTTCAAACTGAAAGCAACAAACAGTGATGGTATATGGAACAGCAAAGACCGGGAAATTATTATTCACGTCAAACCTCCTTTTT from Bacteroidota bacterium harbors:
- a CDS encoding two-component regulator propeller domain-containing protein, with translation MKKLLCLISLLGCLFYAKAQQDKFYTPYQGLSNTSFNKITQDKEGFIWIATNNGLNKFDGYNYVVYKHDPSNVNSLDLDAVFAVFADSKGRLWVGTEHGLNLYKRQKDNFYRYPVKYKGKAIHMQITDISEDKNQNIWLTTSVGLIKINTRNNTSYFFNHKFENQELSRDLLNAELFDDNGCLWIGSDKNGLFCYNPYTNRFINYRHNKNSNSLCDNSILSLGKDAHGNIVIGTIKGGISIFNIKSHTFRTISYFHTPGNLFNGGIYSIATDKKGTIWIGTERNGLKILDPVSLTLHDANHVIDLENINDSKIHIFDDSKGNLWFGIDYAGIYLKKQTEKPFFCFKKINNSTFSISNNIVKSILYDSNHNLWVGTDGGGLNCLPEGGKTFKNFIHNPANLSSLPDNAVISLFEDKKHNIWTGTYLGGLSMFDRKQNSFHTYLIDPLNKGRDFNYVTSIISDQANNLWVATNGGGLQHFDTQTHKYTNYQTIKIKNKTVNLPLFLTALLLDRNNNLWLGSYYGLYCWNQNTSHYNAYTAANGKIQGDAIFCLFEDVDYKIWFGASSGLYCIDERNQHIKKYTTSDGLANNSVYGILKDDKNNLWLSTLNGLSKFNLKTKIFRNYYTYDGLSGNEFRPASCFKGKNGTFYFGGTSGLIYFQPDSIRETKGFPTLVFTRFKIFENVVPVGKNSEGRIILKESINETKKINFRHIDNSFTIEFAAIDYNAPEKIRYAYKMEGFDRKWTIKDYSQRFANYTNLNPGTYIFKLKATNSDGIWNSKDREIIIHVKPPFWESWWAYLVYVCLLLLAFLLIRKLMIFRFTMRNNLQIERLEREKLEELNKSKLQFFSNVSHEFR